The Chitinivorax sp. PXF-14 genome contains a region encoding:
- a CDS encoding patatin-like phospholipase family protein → MTRHLLLGMLLFVLLGAPAAWARPKVGLVLGGGGARGLAHVGVIKVLEREHVPVDCIAGTSAGALIGGMYAAGMPIDEIERRLLGADWRDLFDSRMARQSEDFRIKQDDRNYALLQLGVKDGEIGLPRGAVRAQKIELFIRELTMSTGPESFDSLPIPFRAMATDLETGNLYAFDRGDLATAMRASMSVPGAFEPVQAGGKLLVDGGLARNLPIAEVRQMCHPDVVIVVNVGSPPLKRKDLESIFGVMQQMIDIGINRNVEEQLRLLAPDDILIKPELGDIGSTEFERVADIIPKGEAAAASWHERLAPLAIDAASFEAELAKRQTKREPASRVDEIRIAATGKVNPDTISARIKQPLNATLDQDRLHRELLAIYGSGDFDVVDYQLIHEGNRNVLHIRPIEKYEGVDTLRFGLSLAATSHDTANFTLDSVYKKRWVNSLGAEWRAGTSIGNRIGLFSEFYQPLSADGPFFVSPLIRFQRRFSKLYQDGDAVAEFQERHLLGAVDLGLSLGEYGELRVGAFRDYVTGSVTVGLPLGGERENLGGLRASLIVDKVNNASFPTAGGTVRLSYAQGMQAMGGDQSYRRVAGGWEGAFNLGNHVIQAAMRGGDSLGTTLPFTEQFTLGGFLNMTGYAPDEFRGDRFSYGRLTYLWRKQMRFAKAFYVAVSAEMGQVGRSNDSFTSGGTKGSLGMHVGFDTLIGPLYLGYGHGEGGRNAVYLYIGPY, encoded by the coding sequence ATGACACGCCACCTGCTGCTAGGCATGCTGCTGTTCGTCTTGCTCGGTGCGCCTGCCGCCTGGGCACGCCCCAAGGTCGGCCTGGTGCTGGGGGGCGGCGGTGCGCGCGGCCTGGCCCATGTGGGCGTGATCAAGGTACTCGAGCGCGAGCATGTTCCGGTCGACTGCATCGCCGGGACCAGTGCCGGTGCGCTGATCGGCGGCATGTACGCGGCCGGCATGCCGATCGACGAAATCGAGCGGCGCCTGCTCGGCGCCGACTGGCGGGACCTGTTCGATTCAAGGATGGCGCGCCAGAGCGAAGATTTCCGCATCAAGCAGGACGACCGCAACTACGCCTTGCTGCAGCTCGGCGTGAAGGATGGCGAAATCGGGCTGCCGCGCGGCGCGGTGCGCGCGCAGAAGATCGAGCTGTTCATCCGTGAGCTGACGATGAGCACCGGGCCGGAGAGCTTCGACAGCCTGCCGATCCCGTTCCGTGCGATGGCGACCGATCTTGAGACCGGCAATCTCTACGCCTTCGACCGTGGCGACCTGGCCACGGCGATGCGCGCCAGCATGTCGGTGCCGGGGGCGTTCGAGCCGGTGCAGGCCGGCGGCAAGCTGCTCGTCGATGGCGGCCTCGCGCGCAACCTGCCGATCGCCGAGGTCCGCCAGATGTGCCACCCGGACGTGGTCATCGTCGTCAACGTCGGCAGCCCGCCACTGAAGCGCAAGGACCTCGAATCGATCTTCGGCGTGATGCAGCAGATGATCGACATCGGCATCAACCGCAACGTCGAGGAGCAGCTCAGGCTCCTGGCCCCCGACGACATCCTGATCAAGCCCGAGCTCGGCGACATCGGCTCGACCGAGTTCGAGCGCGTGGCCGACATCATCCCCAAGGGCGAGGCGGCCGCGGCCAGCTGGCACGAACGCCTGGCGCCGCTTGCCATCGATGCGGCGAGCTTCGAGGCCGAGCTCGCCAAGCGCCAGACCAAGCGCGAGCCGGCGAGCCGCGTCGACGAGATCCGTATCGCCGCAACCGGCAAGGTCAACCCGGATACCATTTCCGCGCGCATCAAGCAGCCGCTCAACGCCACGCTGGACCAGGATCGCCTGCACCGCGAGCTGCTGGCGATCTACGGCTCGGGCGACTTCGACGTGGTCGACTACCAGTTGATCCACGAAGGCAACCGCAACGTGCTGCACATTCGGCCGATCGAGAAGTACGAAGGCGTCGATACGCTGCGTTTCGGCCTGAGCCTGGCCGCCACCAGCCACGATACCGCCAATTTCACGCTCGACTCCGTCTACAAGAAGCGCTGGGTCAATTCGCTCGGCGCCGAGTGGCGCGCCGGGACATCGATCGGCAACCGTATCGGCCTGTTTTCCGAGTTCTACCAGCCGCTGTCGGCCGACGGCCCGTTCTTTGTCTCGCCGCTGATCCGCTTCCAGCGCCGTTTCAGCAAGCTCTACCAGGATGGCGACGCGGTAGCCGAGTTCCAGGAACGCCATCTGCTGGGGGCGGTCGACCTGGGCCTGAGCCTGGGCGAGTACGGCGAGCTGCGCGTCGGCGCCTTCCGCGACTACGTGACGGGCAGCGTCACCGTGGGCCTGCCGCTGGGCGGCGAACGCGAGAACCTGGGTGGCCTGCGCGCGAGCCTGATCGTCGACAAGGTCAACAACGCCAGCTTTCCCACCGCCGGTGGCACGGTGCGGCTCAGCTACGCGCAGGGCATGCAGGCGATGGGCGGCGACCAGAGCTACCGCCGCGTGGCGGGCGGCTGGGAAGGCGCCTTCAACCTGGGCAACCACGTGATCCAGGCCGCCATGCGCGGCGGCGACAGCCTGGGCACGACGCTGCCGTTCACCGAGCAGTTCACGCTGGGCGGTTTCCTCAACATGACGGGCTATGCGCCGGACGAATTCCGCGGCGACCGCTTCAGCTATGGCCGGCTCACCTATCTGTGGCGCAAGCAGATGCGCTTTGCCAAGGCATTCTATGTCGCGGTGTCGGCCGAGATGGGGCAGGTCGGGCGCAGCAACGACTCGTTCACCAGCGGCGGCACCAAGGGCTCGCTCGGCATGCACGTCGGTTTCGATACCCTGATCGGGCCGCTCTACCTCGGCTACGGCCACGGCGAGGGCGGGCGCAACGCGGTCTACCTGTATATCGGGCCTTATTGA
- the msrB gene encoding peptide-methionine (R)-S-oxide reductase MsrB codes for METDMTDKREADWRETLSDEQYRILRQCGTEPPFSGKYYHHHESGTYRCAGCGAELFSSGAKYESGSGWPSFYESLNKAAIREIDDRSHGMHRVEIRCASCDGHLGHVFPDGPAPTGLRYCVNSLSLDFEAKA; via the coding sequence ATGGAGACCGACATGACCGACAAGCGCGAAGCCGACTGGCGTGAAACGCTCAGCGACGAGCAGTACCGCATCCTGCGCCAATGCGGCACCGAGCCGCCGTTCTCGGGCAAGTATTACCACCATCACGAGAGCGGCACCTACCGCTGCGCCGGCTGTGGCGCCGAGCTGTTCTCGTCGGGCGCCAAGTACGAGTCGGGCTCGGGCTGGCCGAGCTTTTACGAGTCGCTGAACAAGGCCGCCATCCGCGAGATCGACGACCGCAGCCACGGCATGCACCGTGTCGAGATCCGCTGCGCCAGCTGCGACGGGCATCTTGGCCATGTGTTCCCGGATGGCCCGGCGCCGACGGGCCTGCGCTATTGCGTCAATTCGCTGTCGCTCGATTTCGAAGCCAAGGCCTGA
- the fabI gene encoding enoyl-ACP reductase FabI, translated as MIEIESDLLMGKKALVVGIANQHSIAWGVARSLRRLGAEIAVTYLNDKARAYVEPLAEELEAQVLLPLDVQQPGQMESVFEALDQRWGRLDIGVHSIAFAPMDDLHGRLTDSSADGFKLAMDVSCHSFIRMARLAEPLMRDGGTLLAMSYLGATKVVPNYQLMGPVKAALESAARYLAYELGPAGVRVHALSPGPMRTRAAGGLKEFDELLYDAVQRSPEQDLADIDDVGAAAAYLCTDYARRMTGSVFFVDAGYNIMA; from the coding sequence ATGATTGAAATCGAAAGCGATCTGCTGATGGGCAAGAAGGCCCTCGTGGTGGGCATTGCCAACCAGCACTCGATTGCCTGGGGGGTGGCGCGCTCGTTGCGCAGGCTCGGCGCCGAAATCGCCGTCACCTATCTGAACGACAAGGCGCGCGCCTATGTCGAGCCGCTCGCCGAGGAGCTCGAGGCGCAGGTGCTGCTGCCGCTCGACGTGCAGCAGCCGGGGCAGATGGAGAGCGTGTTCGAGGCGCTGGATCAGCGCTGGGGCCGGCTCGACATCGGCGTGCATTCGATCGCCTTCGCGCCGATGGATGACCTGCACGGCCGCCTCACCGACAGCTCGGCCGATGGTTTCAAGCTGGCGATGGACGTGTCGTGCCACTCCTTCATCCGCATGGCGCGGCTGGCCGAGCCGCTGATGCGCGATGGCGGCACCCTGCTGGCGATGAGCTACCTTGGCGCAACCAAGGTGGTGCCCAATTACCAGCTGATGGGCCCGGTCAAGGCCGCGCTCGAGTCGGCCGCACGCTACCTGGCCTATGAGCTTGGGCCGGCTGGCGTCCGCGTGCATGCGCTGTCGCCAGGGCCGATGCGCACGCGCGCCGCCGGTGGCCTCAAGGAATTCGACGAGCTGCTGTACGACGCGGTGCAGCGCTCGCCCGAGCAGGATCTCGCCGATATCGACGACGTCGGCGCGGCCGCGGCCTACCTCTGCACCGATTACGCGCGGCGCATGACGGGTAGCGTGTTTTTCGTGGATGCCGGCTACAACATCATGGCCTGA
- a CDS encoding acetate/propionate family kinase has product MASLLVLNAGSSSLKFSLFTVVDGHEPQLGWRGQIEGLGAQPRFSAADAGGGGETTLDLPANTRQPDALALLLDWIKPRLDGELVAVGHRMVHGGTQFAQPIRIDDGVLDALRALIPLAPLHQPHNLAPIEALRGLQPDLPQVACFDTAFHRTIPKVAQFFALPLDYAERGVRRYGFHGLSYQYIAGRLAEIDPRGKGGRTVVAHLGSGASMCAMARGRSVASTMGFTAVEGLIMSTRCGSIDPGVILYLESQGMSLKEVETLIYKQSGLLGISGLSGDMRQLLASDDPRARLAVDMFCYRVARQLGSLAAALQGLDGVVFTAGIGERSVEIRRRVCELAAWLGINIDPRANAAQAELISTPASRVAVRVIPTNEELVIARGVRDVMRRAGSPLL; this is encoded by the coding sequence ATGGCGAGCCTGCTGGTTCTCAATGCGGGCTCGTCGAGCCTGAAGTTCTCGCTGTTCACCGTGGTTGACGGTCACGAGCCGCAGCTCGGCTGGCGCGGCCAGATCGAGGGTCTCGGGGCGCAGCCGCGCTTCTCGGCGGCCGATGCCGGCGGCGGGGGCGAGACTACGCTCGATCTGCCGGCGAACACCCGCCAGCCCGATGCGCTGGCGTTGCTGCTCGACTGGATCAAGCCGCGCCTCGACGGTGAGCTGGTGGCGGTGGGCCACCGCATGGTGCATGGCGGCACGCAGTTCGCCCAGCCGATCCGGATCGATGACGGGGTGCTCGATGCGCTGCGGGCGCTGATCCCGCTCGCGCCCCTGCACCAGCCGCACAACCTGGCGCCGATCGAGGCGCTGCGCGGCTTGCAGCCCGATCTGCCGCAGGTGGCCTGCTTCGATACGGCGTTTCACCGCACCATCCCCAAGGTGGCGCAGTTCTTCGCACTACCGCTCGATTACGCCGAGCGCGGCGTGCGCCGCTATGGTTTCCATGGCCTGTCCTACCAGTACATCGCCGGCCGTCTGGCCGAGATCGACCCGCGCGGCAAGGGCGGACGTACCGTGGTGGCGCATCTCGGCAGCGGCGCGAGCATGTGCGCGATGGCGCGTGGCCGCAGCGTCGCCAGCACCATGGGCTTCACCGCGGTGGAGGGGCTGATCATGTCCACGCGCTGCGGCTCGATCGACCCCGGCGTGATTCTCTACCTCGAAAGCCAGGGCATGAGCCTGAAGGAGGTGGAAACGCTGATCTACAAGCAGTCTGGCCTGCTTGGTATTTCGGGCCTGTCGGGCGACATGCGTCAGCTGCTGGCCAGCGACGACCCGCGCGCGCGGCTCGCGGTCGACATGTTCTGCTACCGCGTGGCGCGCCAGCTGGGCTCGCTCGCGGCCGCCCTGCAGGGGCTCGACGGCGTGGTGTTCACTGCCGGCATCGGCGAGCGCTCGGTGGAAATCCGCCGCCGCGTGTGCGAGCTGGCGGCCTGGCTCGGCATCAACATCGATCCGCGGGCCAACGCGGCACAGGCTGAGCTGATCTCGACGCCGGCGAGCCGCGTTGCCGTGCGCGTGATCCCGACCAACGAGGAGCTGGTGATTGCACGCGGCGTGCGCGATGTCATGCGCCGTGCCGGCAGCCCGCTGCTGTAG
- a CDS encoding bifunctional enoyl-CoA hydratase/phosphate acetyltransferase — protein sequence MTLIENHTLTELHVGMQTASTRCLTRSDVELFSLMGGEIETAQVAPGGEGRLMAQASGCAALISWLLCNRLPGAGSAIVRHDLCSTGSVAVGDEITTEARILEIDGETGIVLFDCGCRNQDGHELLAGHVWLRAPQGKVYSEPEALPEITLRRHDAFARLMDACATRDPVRCAVVHPCDHDSLLGALEAMRQRLIVPVLVGPQAKIAATAAAAGVDLDGIEIVDVEHSHAAAQKSVDLAREGKVESLMKGSLHTDELMAAVVPSATGLRTNRRISHVFVLDVPAYSRPLLVTDAAINIAPTLEDKIDIVQNAIHLAHVLGVPEPKVAILSATEVVNIKIPSTMDAALLCKMADRGQITGGVLDGPLAFDNAISPDAARTKHIVSPVAGQADILVAPDLEAGNMLAKNMSYFAGADSAGIVLGARVPIVLTSRADNVRSRLASAAVMALVAHARRSK from the coding sequence ATGACCCTGATTGAAAACCATACACTGACCGAACTGCACGTGGGCATGCAGACCGCGTCGACACGTTGCCTGACGCGTAGCGACGTCGAGCTGTTCTCGCTGATGGGCGGGGAGATCGAGACCGCGCAGGTGGCGCCGGGCGGCGAAGGCCGTTTGATGGCCCAGGCCAGCGGCTGTGCGGCGCTGATTTCGTGGCTGCTGTGCAACCGTCTGCCGGGGGCGGGCAGTGCCATCGTGCGCCATGACCTGTGCTCGACCGGCAGCGTGGCTGTCGGCGACGAGATCACCACCGAGGCGCGTATCCTCGAGATCGACGGCGAAACGGGCATCGTGCTGTTCGACTGCGGTTGCCGCAACCAGGATGGCCACGAGCTGCTGGCTGGCCACGTGTGGCTGCGCGCACCGCAGGGCAAGGTATACAGCGAGCCGGAAGCGTTGCCCGAGATCACCCTGCGCCGCCATGATGCGTTCGCACGACTGATGGATGCCTGCGCCACGCGCGACCCGGTGCGTTGCGCCGTGGTCCACCCGTGCGACCACGATTCGCTGCTGGGCGCGCTCGAGGCGATGCGCCAGCGGCTGATCGTGCCGGTGCTGGTCGGGCCGCAGGCGAAGATTGCCGCGACCGCCGCCGCCGCCGGGGTCGATCTCGACGGTATCGAGATCGTTGACGTCGAGCACAGCCATGCGGCGGCGCAGAAATCCGTTGATCTCGCACGCGAGGGCAAGGTCGAATCGCTGATGAAGGGCTCGCTGCATACCGACGAGTTGATGGCGGCGGTCGTGCCGTCGGCCACCGGCCTGCGCACCAATCGCCGCATCAGCCATGTGTTCGTGCTCGATGTGCCGGCCTATTCGCGCCCGCTGCTGGTGACCGATGCGGCGATCAATATCGCGCCGACGCTCGAAGACAAGATCGACATCGTGCAGAACGCGATCCACCTGGCCCATGTGCTCGGCGTGCCCGAGCCCAAGGTGGCGATCCTGTCGGCCACCGAGGTGGTCAACATCAAGATCCCGTCGACGATGGATGCGGCGCTCCTGTGCAAGATGGCCGATCGCGGCCAGATCACCGGCGGCGTGCTGGACGGCCCGCTGGCCTTCGACAACGCGATCAGCCCCGATGCCGCGCGCACCAAGCACATCGTCTCGCCGGTGGCGGGGCAGGCCGATATCCTCGTGGCGCCCGATCTCGAGGCCGGCAACATGCTGGCGAAGAACATGTCCTACTTCGCCGGGGCGGACAGCGCTGGCATCGTGCTCGGCGCGCGCGTGCCGATCGTGCTGACGAGCCGCGCAGACAATGTGCGCTCGCGCCTGGCCTCGGCCGCCGTGATGGCGCTCGTTGCGCACGCGCGCCGGAGCAAGTGA